The following are from one region of the Candidatus Woesearchaeota archaeon genome:
- a CDS encoding co-chaperone GroES, giving the protein MNLQPLNNRVLIRPKRAEEKTKGGIYIPETAQEKSQEGTVAAIPQIDKCPVAVGDVVLYENFAGTEIQSNGETLLLLKLEDLIAKVTT; this is encoded by the coding sequence ATGAACCTACAACCATTAAACAATCGAGTACTCATTCGGCCAAAAAGAGCTGAAGAGAAAACAAAAGGCGGCATCTACATTCCAGAAACCGCGCAGGAAAAGAGCCAGGAAGGCACTGTTGCCGCAATTCCGCAAATAGACAAATGTCCTGTCGCAGTAGGCGATGTTGTTCTTTACGAAAATTTCGCGGGAACAGAAATTCAAAGCAACGGAGAAACACTGCTCCTTTTGAAACTTGAAGATCTTATCGCAAAAGTTACTACATAA
- a CDS encoding 50S ribosomal protein L21e — translation MTTRYGGSRSRTRKTFRKNVKEHGKISITRYFQKLENGEHVILKVEPAVQKGMYHARFHGYPATVVGKRGRCYLVMINDQGKKKELIVHPIHLKKLDNPKERAISKK, via the coding sequence ATGACAACACGATACGGCGGATCACGCTCAAGAACACGAAAAACATTCAGAAAGAATGTCAAGGAACACGGCAAAATCAGCATCACACGCTACTTCCAAAAGTTAGAAAATGGAGAGCATGTCATTCTCAAAGTAGAACCAGCAGTGCAAAAGGGCATGTATCATGCACGATTTCACGGCTATCCTGCGACAGTAGTAGGAAAACGCGGCAGATGTTACCTTGTCATGATTAATGATCAAGGAAAAAAGAAAGAATTAATTGTTCATCCAATCCATCTTAAAAAATTAGATAATCCTAAAGAAAGAGCAATAAGTAAAAAATAG
- the groL gene encoding chaperonin GroEL (60 kDa chaperone family; promotes refolding of misfolded polypeptides especially under stressful conditions; forms two stacked rings of heptamers to form a barrel-shaped 14mer; ends can be capped by GroES; misfolded proteins enter the barrel where they are refolded when GroES binds) produces the protein MAKKIIFDHEARTKLLAGVDKLANTVKVTLGPKGKNVILGKSYGSPTVINDGVTIAKEIELEDPFENMGAQLVKEVASKTQDVAGDGTTTATVLAQALVREGLKNIAAGANAIDVKKGIEKATKTVVAAIKAKSIEVKTKDNVLQVATISANNDEEVGALIANAMEKVGSNGVITVEEAKSMDTTLELVEGMQFDRGYLSPYMVTDAEKMEAILDEPFVLLFNKKITKVKDLVPVLEAVAQEGRPLFIVCEDIEGEALAAIVLNILRGAIKVVAVKAPGFGDDQKAILEDLAVLTGAQVISEEKGMKLEQTGIQQLGKAKKIRVDKEKTVLVEGAGDKAVIQRRVAMLHVQAQQTDSEYDKNDIQKRIGKLSGGVAVINVGAATETELKEKKARVDDALHATRAAVEEGVVVGGGITLFRAISSLDALKGDNADQQTGITIVKRALEEPLRQIAANAGKDGGVIVERLTNAAYNMGYNARSDEICDLFAAGVIDPTKVCRSALQNAASIAGMILTTEALVGDLPEEKKAPMPSMGGMGGMPGMGMM, from the coding sequence ATGGCAAAAAAAATCATCTTTGATCACGAAGCACGAACTAAATTACTCGCAGGGGTTGATAAACTCGCAAACACAGTCAAAGTAACTCTTGGACCAAAAGGAAAGAATGTTATTCTCGGTAAAAGCTACGGAAGTCCAACAGTCATCAACGATGGTGTGACGATCGCAAAAGAAATCGAACTTGAAGATCCATTCGAAAACATGGGTGCGCAGCTTGTGAAAGAAGTTGCTTCGAAAACACAGGATGTTGCAGGAGATGGAACAACCACAGCTACTGTTCTTGCGCAAGCACTTGTCCGTGAAGGACTCAAAAATATTGCAGCAGGAGCAAACGCTATTGACGTGAAAAAAGGAATTGAAAAAGCAACAAAAACAGTTGTCGCGGCAATCAAAGCAAAAAGCATTGAAGTCAAAACAAAAGACAACGTTTTGCAAGTCGCGACTATCTCCGCAAACAATGATGAAGAAGTTGGCGCGCTCATCGCAAACGCAATGGAAAAAGTTGGTTCTAACGGCGTTATTACTGTTGAAGAAGCGAAATCCATGGACACAACACTCGAACTTGTTGAAGGAATGCAATTTGATCGTGGCTACTTAAGCCCGTACATGGTCACTGACGCAGAAAAAATGGAAGCAATTCTTGATGAACCCTTTGTTTTGCTTTTCAACAAAAAAATTACTAAAGTTAAAGATCTTGTTCCTGTTCTTGAAGCAGTTGCACAAGAAGGACGACCACTCTTTATTGTCTGCGAAGACATTGAAGGTGAAGCGCTTGCGGCGATTGTGTTGAACATTTTGCGTGGCGCAATCAAAGTAGTCGCTGTCAAAGCGCCAGGATTTGGCGATGATCAAAAAGCAATACTCGAAGATCTTGCTGTGCTTACTGGAGCCCAAGTTATTTCTGAAGAAAAGGGAATGAAACTCGAACAGACTGGAATTCAACAACTCGGTAAAGCAAAAAAAATCAGAGTAGACAAAGAAAAAACAGTTCTTGTTGAAGGCGCAGGAGACAAAGCAGTCATTCAGAGACGAGTCGCAATGCTTCATGTACAAGCGCAGCAAACAGACTCAGAGTATGACAAGAATGATATTCAAAAACGCATTGGTAAACTCTCCGGTGGCGTTGCAGTGATCAATGTTGGCGCGGCAACAGAAACAGAACTTAAAGAAAAGAAAGCACGCGTTGATGACGCACTCCACGCGACTCGCGCGGCAGTTGAAGAAGGTGTTGTTGTTGGCGGAGGCATTACCTTATTCCGCGCAATTAGTAGCCTTGATGCGCTTAAAGGAGATAACGCAGATCAGCAGACAGGCATTACAATTGTGAAACGAGCACTTGAAGAACCCCTTCGACAAATTGCGGCAAACGCTGGCAAAGATGGTGGTGTGATTGTTGAACGTTTGACCAATGCAGCATACAATATGGGCTATAACGCACGCAGTGATGAGATTTGTGATCTCTTTGCGGCAGGAGTTATTGATCCTACGAAAGTGTGCAGAAGCGCATTGCAGAACGCAGCATCTATCGCAGGTATGATTTTAACCACTGAAGCGCTTGTTGGTGATCTTCCAGAAGAGAAGAAAGCTCCAATGCCTTCTATGGGAGGAATGGGCGGTATGCCTGGTATGGGTATGATGTAG